A DNA window from Gallaecimonas xiamenensis 3-C-1 contains the following coding sequences:
- a CDS encoding mechanosensitive ion channel family protein, giving the protein MAEQFKGFWQANANLILDLGYRALLVLAILLVTLVLARWVKGSVRRAHQRLNRLDETLVPLLSSLAGYAIYLVGLVILLDVLGVNTSSLIALLGAAGLAIGLALKDTLSNIAAGIMLLILRPFKVADFIECGSFGGTVREVGLFTTVLETADGLYISAPNSSLWGAPIKNFSRNGKRRMDLVVGIAYGDAIDKGLAVLLRLAAEDSRVLKDPGAQAMVQSLGESSVNLQLRAWAKVEDYWALYWDLNQKLKTEIEAAGLSIPFPQRVLSLAPGQSFITKETD; this is encoded by the coding sequence ATGGCAGAACAATTCAAGGGATTCTGGCAGGCCAACGCCAACCTGATCCTGGACCTGGGCTATAGGGCCTTGCTGGTGCTGGCCATACTCTTGGTGACCCTGGTACTGGCCCGCTGGGTTAAAGGCTCGGTGCGCCGTGCCCACCAGCGCCTGAACCGCCTGGACGAAACCCTGGTGCCACTGCTGTCGAGCCTGGCCGGCTATGCCATCTACCTGGTGGGGCTGGTGATACTGCTGGACGTGCTGGGGGTCAATACCTCCAGCCTGATCGCCCTGCTGGGTGCCGCCGGCCTGGCCATTGGCCTGGCCCTCAAAGACACCCTGAGCAACATCGCCGCCGGCATCATGTTGCTGATTTTGCGTCCCTTCAAGGTGGCCGACTTTATCGAGTGCGGTAGCTTTGGCGGTACGGTGCGGGAAGTGGGGCTTTTCACCACAGTGCTGGAAACGGCAGACGGCCTCTATATCAGCGCTCCCAACAGCAGCCTCTGGGGCGCCCCCATCAAGAACTTCAGCCGCAACGGCAAGCGCCGCATGGATCTGGTGGTGGGTATCGCCTACGGCGACGCCATAGACAAAGGGCTGGCGGTGCTGCTGCGCCTGGCCGCCGAGGACAGCCGGGTGCTCAAAGACCCTGGCGCCCAGGCCATGGTGCAGAGCCTGGGGGAAAGCAGCGTCAATTTGCAGCTGCGCGCCTGGGCCAAGGTGGAAGATTACTGGGCTCTCTATTGGGACCTTAACCAAAAGCTCAAAACCGAAATCGAAGCGGCCGGCCTGTCTATTCCCTTCCCGCAACGGGTGCTCAGCCTGGCGCCCGGCCAATCTTTTATCACTAAGGAAACCGACTGA
- a CDS encoding calcium/sodium antiporter yields MLLPLLAILAGLALLVWSADRFVDGAAATARYAGMPPLLIGMVIIGFGTSAPEMVVSALAALDGNPDLALGNAYGSNITNIALILGVVALLSPIAVKSQVMRKELPLLGVVTLVSGALLLDGYLDRMDAAILLGLFALLMGWSIYQGMRQRGDVLAQETDADLDSHPMSLKLALVWLAVGLVLLVVSSRVLVWGAVSIAQQLGVSDLVIGLTIVAVGTSLPELASSIAAVRKNEHDLALGNVIGSNLFNTLAVVGIAAGIEPLSVEPEVLHRDWLLMAVLTVLVFLMGYGFKRQGRINRVEGSVLLLIYLGYTGYLVHGILT; encoded by the coding sequence ATGTTGTTACCCCTGTTGGCCATATTGGCCGGCCTGGCGCTGCTGGTGTGGAGTGCTGACCGTTTTGTGGATGGCGCCGCCGCCACCGCCCGTTATGCGGGCATGCCGCCGCTGCTGATCGGCATGGTCATCATCGGCTTTGGCACCTCGGCCCCGGAAATGGTGGTCTCGGCCCTGGCGGCCCTGGACGGCAACCCGGATCTGGCCCTGGGTAACGCCTATGGCTCCAATATCACCAACATCGCCCTGATCTTGGGGGTGGTGGCCCTGCTTAGCCCTATCGCGGTCAAATCCCAGGTGATGCGCAAGGAGCTGCCCTTGCTGGGGGTGGTAACCCTGGTGTCGGGTGCCTTGCTGCTGGACGGTTATCTGGACCGCATGGACGCCGCTATCCTGCTGGGCCTTTTTGCCCTGCTGATGGGCTGGAGCATTTACCAGGGCATGCGCCAGCGTGGCGACGTGCTGGCCCAGGAAACCGACGCCGACCTGGACAGCCACCCCATGAGCCTGAAACTGGCCCTGGTGTGGTTGGCGGTAGGCCTGGTGCTGCTGGTGGTGAGTTCCAGGGTACTGGTGTGGGGAGCGGTAAGCATTGCCCAGCAGTTGGGAGTGAGCGACCTGGTGATTGGCCTGACCATAGTGGCGGTGGGCACTTCCCTGCCGGAGCTGGCGTCCAGTATTGCCGCCGTGCGCAAAAACGAGCACGACCTGGCCCTTGGCAACGTTATCGGCTCCAACCTTTTCAACACCCTGGCGGTGGTGGGCATAGCGGCGGGTATCGAGCCTTTGAGCGTGGAGCCGGAAGTGCTGCACCGGGACTGGCTGCTGATGGCGGTGCTGACGGTACTGGTGTTCCTGATGGGCTATGGCTTTAAGCGCCAGGGCCGCATCAACCGGGTGGAAGGGAGCGTGCTGCTGCTGATTTACCTGGGCTACACCGGCTATTTGGTGCACGGCATCCTGACCTGA
- a CDS encoding LysE family translocator has translation MTLQSALSFFLAIYIFCLTPGPGVFAILGRALTKGAGACLWLGLGMILSDLLYLLAACFGLAALATHFGGVFTLIRFAGAAYLLYLAYRMWTATPTAPGEEHPGRGDGAWSFVQGMAISLSNPKVILFYMAFLPTFMDLTALSGQDIVLVLALTFVGLFLGVWTVALFADRARLWFRSPRAMKGLNRGAGSLMAAAGLFLASRG, from the coding sequence ATGACACTGCAAAGCGCCCTTTCGTTTTTCCTGGCCATCTACATCTTTTGCCTGACCCCTGGCCCCGGGGTCTTTGCCATATTGGGCCGGGCCCTGACCAAGGGCGCCGGCGCCTGCCTGTGGCTGGGCCTTGGCATGATCCTCTCCGATCTTTTGTACCTGCTGGCCGCCTGCTTTGGCCTGGCGGCCCTGGCCACCCACTTTGGCGGCGTCTTCACCCTGATCCGCTTTGCCGGCGCCGCCTACCTTTTGTACCTGGCCTACCGCATGTGGACCGCCACCCCCACGGCGCCGGGGGAAGAACACCCGGGCCGGGGGGATGGCGCCTGGAGCTTTGTGCAAGGCATGGCCATCTCCCTGTCCAACCCCAAGGTGATCCTCTTCTACATGGCTTTCCTGCCCACTTTTATGGATCTGACCGCCTTGAGTGGCCAGGACATAGTGCTGGTGCTGGCCCTGACCTTTGTGGGATTGTTCCTGGGGGTATGGACCGTGGCCCTTTTTGCCGACCGGGCCAGGCTCTGGTTTCGTTCGCCCCGTGCCATGAAGGGCCTTAACCGTGGCGCCGGCAGCCTGATGGCCGCCGCCGGCCTCTTTTTGGCAAGCCGGGGCTGA
- a CDS encoding catalase family peroxidase, which yields MIKPLYAALAAALLAGPSYGAEGNVSPVQMISAMEDAFGVHPGQRRNHIKGSCALGSFKGLAAGASYSRSALFSGQAIPVVARFSLGGGNPAAKDADKGVRGMALEFKLPGGALQHMTMINVPVFGAAKPQTFYDLLLALKPDPDTQRPDPAKVKAFVDSHPDFQAMAAFTQSHNPPASYANSPYYSLHAFQFLDKDNQATLVRWHFSPQDGEKPLTDAEREQAPANFLEQALIDRAAKGPVNWDMYLTLGQPGDPDNDPSHPWPQDRQQVKVGTLSITQAMAQDQGNCGPINFDPMVVADGIAVTDDPVLRARSAAYALSFGKRLSGQ from the coding sequence ATGATAAAGCCCCTCTATGCCGCCCTGGCCGCAGCGCTGCTGGCCGGCCCATCCTATGGCGCCGAAGGCAACGTCAGCCCGGTGCAGATGATCTCGGCCATGGAAGATGCCTTTGGCGTTCACCCCGGCCAGCGGCGCAACCACATCAAGGGCAGCTGCGCCCTTGGCAGCTTTAAAGGCCTGGCGGCCGGGGCCAGCTATTCCCGCTCTGCCCTCTTTAGCGGCCAGGCCATACCTGTGGTGGCCCGCTTTTCCCTAGGAGGCGGCAACCCGGCGGCCAAGGACGCCGACAAGGGCGTCAGGGGTATGGCCCTGGAGTTCAAACTGCCCGGCGGCGCCTTGCAGCACATGACCATGATCAACGTGCCGGTATTCGGCGCCGCCAAACCCCAGACCTTCTACGATCTGCTGCTGGCCCTTAAACCGGACCCGGACACTCAGCGCCCGGACCCGGCCAAGGTCAAGGCCTTTGTGGACAGCCACCCGGATTTCCAGGCCATGGCCGCCTTCACCCAAAGCCATAACCCACCGGCCAGTTACGCCAACAGCCCCTACTACAGCCTCCATGCCTTCCAGTTCCTGGACAAGGACAACCAGGCTACCCTGGTGCGTTGGCATTTCAGCCCCCAGGATGGGGAAAAGCCCCTGACCGATGCCGAGCGGGAACAGGCCCCGGCCAACTTCCTGGAGCAGGCCCTTATCGACCGGGCCGCCAAGGGCCCGGTCAACTGGGATATGTACCTGACCCTGGGCCAGCCGGGTGACCCGGACAATGACCCGTCCCACCCCTGGCCCCAAGACCGCCAGCAGGTAAAGGTAGGCACCCTGTCCATCACCCAGGCCATGGCCCAGGACCAGGGCAATTGCGGCCCCATCAACTTTGACCCCATGGTGGTGGCAGACGGCATCGCCGTTACCGACGACCCGGTGCTGCGGGCCCGCTCGGCGGCCTATGCCCTGTCCTTTGGCAAGCGCCTGTCCGGCCAGTAG
- the dkgB gene encoding 2,5-didehydrogluconate reductase DkgB → MGIPSLGLGTFRLKGDAAYQAVSTGLRLGYRHIDTAQIYDNEADVGRAITDAALPRDQLFVTTKIWTEHLAPGKLVPSLQQSLAKLGLDQVDLTLIHWPSPQDAEPVAQYLAQLQDAKTQGLTQAIGVSNFTLRHLKEALAAVAPGLIATNQVEMHPFLQNRALLDFCRAQGIRVTAYMPLAYGKVMADDTLKAIGAKHQVSAASVTLAWLLAQDIVVIPSSTREAHQLSNLKAKELVLDAGDMARIAGLDRNERLVAPDFGPAWD, encoded by the coding sequence ATGGGCATTCCCTCTCTTGGCCTTGGCACTTTTCGCCTCAAGGGCGACGCCGCCTACCAGGCCGTCAGCACCGGCCTGCGCCTGGGTTATCGCCATATCGACACCGCCCAGATCTACGACAACGAGGCCGATGTGGGCCGCGCCATTACCGATGCCGCCCTGCCCCGTGACCAGCTGTTCGTCACCACCAAGATCTGGACCGAGCATCTGGCCCCGGGCAAGCTGGTGCCCAGCCTGCAGCAAAGCCTGGCCAAGCTGGGCCTGGACCAGGTCGACCTCACCCTTATCCATTGGCCAAGCCCCCAGGACGCCGAGCCGGTGGCCCAGTACCTGGCCCAGCTTCAGGACGCCAAAACCCAGGGGTTAACCCAGGCCATAGGGGTGTCCAACTTCACCTTGCGCCATCTCAAGGAAGCCCTGGCGGCGGTCGCCCCCGGCCTTATCGCCACCAACCAGGTGGAAATGCACCCCTTCTTGCAAAACCGCGCCCTGCTGGATTTTTGCCGGGCCCAGGGGATCCGGGTCACCGCCTATATGCCTTTGGCCTACGGCAAAGTGATGGCCGACGATACCCTCAAGGCCATAGGCGCCAAGCACCAGGTCAGCGCCGCCAGCGTCACCCTGGCCTGGTTGCTGGCCCAGGACATCGTCGTTATCCCCTCCTCCACCCGGGAGGCCCATCAGCTCAGTAACCTCAAGGCAAAGGAACTGGTGCTGGATGCAGGCGACATGGCCCGCATCGCCGGCCTGGACCGGAACGAGCGGTTGGTGGCCCCGGACTTCGGGCCCGCCTGGGATTGA
- a CDS encoding DUF962 domain-containing protein — translation MKSLGTHLAQYAAYHRDRRNILTHFVGIPLIVLAVAILASRPAWALGPVMLSPALVLVVLSCLFYLRLALGLGLVMTALMLLALWAGQGIAAWSTGPWLATGLGLFVVGWVFQFVGHYYEGRKPAFVDDLVGLVIGPLFVVAEAAFLLGLLPALKAEVEASAGPVH, via the coding sequence ATGAAATCCCTCGGCACCCACCTGGCCCAATACGCAGCCTACCACAGGGACAGGCGCAACATTCTCACCCACTTCGTGGGCATTCCCCTTATCGTGCTGGCCGTTGCCATACTGGCGTCGCGCCCGGCCTGGGCTTTGGGGCCTGTGATGCTGAGCCCGGCCCTGGTGCTGGTGGTGCTGAGCTGCCTCTTCTACCTGCGCCTGGCCCTGGGCCTTGGCCTGGTGATGACGGCCCTGATGCTGCTGGCGCTCTGGGCCGGGCAAGGGATAGCCGCCTGGAGTACAGGGCCCTGGCTGGCCACCGGCCTTGGGCTGTTTGTGGTGGGCTGGGTGTTCCAGTTTGTCGGCCATTATTACGAGGGGCGTAAGCCGGCCTTTGTGGACGACCTGGTAGGCCTTGTCATCGGCCCTCTGTTTGTGGTGGCCGAAGCGGCCTTCCTGCTGGGGCTGCTGCCGGCCCTTAAGGCCGAAGTGGAAGCCAGTGCCGGCCCGGTGCACTGA
- a CDS encoding Crp/Fnr family transcriptional regulator, producing the protein MLCQPGDTSLFSPQQLASVLGRGQWFKDLHPECSQWLLAQGRFKRLAPGQYLFRRGDGPCGLYGVLDGVMAMTGQHPDGRSAMLAMVSAPDWFGEIALFDGRQRTHDAQAQGPTLLWHLPQGQVRAWLAQHPRHWQDFGLLMGQKLRLLMQWHEDSALQTPLARLARRLWLLAHSHGNLQPGQSLAVELPVSQQQLADMLAMSRQSINGLLQELQSGGVLALGRGKVRLLALDKLSGYLPHS; encoded by the coding sequence ATGCTCTGTCAGCCAGGCGACACTAGCCTGTTTTCACCGCAACAGCTGGCATCGGTGCTGGGCCGTGGCCAGTGGTTCAAGGATCTGCACCCTGAGTGTAGCCAGTGGCTGTTGGCCCAGGGCCGCTTCAAGCGCCTGGCGCCGGGCCAGTATCTGTTTCGCCGTGGCGACGGCCCTTGTGGCCTCTATGGGGTGCTGGACGGGGTCATGGCCATGACCGGCCAGCATCCGGACGGGCGCAGTGCCATGCTGGCCATGGTGTCGGCCCCGGACTGGTTCGGGGAGATAGCCCTTTTTGACGGCCGCCAGCGCACCCACGACGCCCAAGCCCAGGGGCCAACCCTGCTTTGGCACCTGCCCCAGGGGCAGGTGCGCGCCTGGTTGGCCCAGCATCCCCGCCATTGGCAGGACTTTGGCCTGTTGATGGGGCAGAAACTGCGGCTATTGATGCAATGGCATGAAGACTCGGCCCTGCAGACCCCCCTGGCCCGGCTGGCGCGGCGGCTTTGGTTGCTGGCCCACAGCCATGGCAACCTGCAACCAGGCCAGTCGTTGGCGGTGGAATTACCGGTCAGCCAGCAGCAATTGGCCGACATGCTGGCCATGAGCCGTCAGAGCATCAACGGGCTGCTACAGGAGTTACAGTCTGGCGGCGTGCTGGCGCTTGGGCGCGGCAAGGTCCGTCTTTTGGCGCTCGACAAGCTAAGCGGGTACTTACCTCATAGCTAG
- a CDS encoding FliM/FliN family flagellar motor switch protein: MQDRSLVGQGRRFISGARAEQCPNYDLLGENRKADYLRGRLSAWNLKLGDALTVHCRHLFNDNGINVSLTPWLPETQFQADYWLTASCNDNPGVFLGFGSRTLFSLSELFFGGQVSSISDKALSNRTVSDTEERLAQKLFHYLLGGLFAELGLSLDGWQSRWSNRGPQSTMVTSEIKLATADWQVSWLCCWPLDLGGEKLPTLPAPEDMDKQLRSAVQTVPVRLKLELARFHLTLGELSDLKAGDILPIELNDKVMAHAGNVVCLGGQVAEQGEQLVLKITERVGDVA; the protein is encoded by the coding sequence ATGCAGGATAGATCCCTGGTCGGCCAGGGCAGGCGCTTCATCTCAGGCGCGAGAGCCGAACAATGTCCTAATTACGATCTGCTTGGCGAAAACCGCAAGGCAGATTATCTGCGTGGGCGCCTTTCCGCTTGGAATCTCAAGCTGGGCGACGCCTTGACCGTGCATTGCCGCCACTTGTTCAACGACAACGGCATCAATGTCTCCCTGACGCCCTGGCTCCCCGAGACCCAGTTTCAAGCCGACTACTGGCTGACGGCGTCCTGCAACGACAACCCCGGCGTATTCCTCGGGTTTGGCAGCCGTACCCTGTTCAGCCTGTCTGAACTCTTCTTTGGCGGCCAGGTGTCCAGCATCAGCGACAAGGCCCTGTCCAACAGGACCGTCAGCGACACCGAAGAACGGCTGGCCCAAAAACTCTTTCATTACCTGCTCGGCGGCCTCTTTGCCGAGTTGGGCCTGTCCTTGGACGGCTGGCAGAGCCGCTGGAGCAACCGTGGGCCGCAAAGCACCATGGTGACCAGCGAGATCAAGCTGGCCACCGCCGACTGGCAGGTCAGCTGGCTGTGCTGCTGGCCCTTGGACCTGGGTGGCGAAAAGCTGCCCACCCTGCCGGCCCCGGAAGACATGGACAAGCAGCTGCGCAGCGCCGTGCAGACGGTGCCGGTGCGGCTCAAGCTGGAGCTAGCTCGCTTCCACCTCACCCTGGGCGAGCTGAGCGACCTCAAGGCAGGGGACATACTGCCAATCGAACTCAACGACAAAGTCATGGCCCACGCCGGTAACGTTGTTTGCCTGGGCGGCCAAGTGGCTGAACAAGGCGAGCAGTTGGTGCTCAAAATCACTGAAAGGGTCGGAGACGTAGCATGA
- the fliN gene encoding flagellar motor switch protein FliN, protein MTEQANMTNVLDEFGLEDGGLDALLGEDQQNAGQAKAPRDLALFRNIPVRLTLEVDSIDIALGDLLQLSQGEVLPLDKQAGAPMDVRVNGTLLAKAEVVVVDGKYGLRLTEVMDGLSLSSLSGHA, encoded by the coding sequence ATGACCGAGCAAGCAAACATGACCAATGTATTGGACGAATTTGGTCTGGAAGACGGCGGCCTGGATGCGCTGCTGGGCGAAGATCAGCAAAACGCCGGCCAGGCCAAGGCCCCTCGCGACCTGGCCCTGTTCCGCAACATTCCGGTGCGCCTGACCCTGGAAGTGGACAGCATCGACATCGCCCTTGGCGATCTGTTGCAGCTGAGCCAGGGTGAAGTTCTGCCCCTGGACAAGCAGGCCGGCGCCCCCATGGACGTGCGGGTCAACGGCACCCTGCTGGCCAAGGCCGAAGTGGTGGTGGTGGACGGTAAATACGGCCTGCGCCTGACGGAAGTCATGGACGGCCTCAGCCTGAGCAGCCTGTCCGGTCACGCATGA
- the fliP gene encoding flagellar type III secretion system pore protein FliP (The bacterial flagellar biogenesis protein FliP forms a type III secretion system (T3SS)-type pore required for flagellar assembly.): MKRLLLLAALLLPGLAFGADLPLFSVSHGDTSDDYSIKLQILLLMTALSFLPAMLLMLTSFTRIIVVLAVLRQALGLQQSPPNRVLIGIALTLTILIMRPVWTDIYDNAFVPFDTDEITLKEAFVRAEKPLRTFMLKQTKEPELEQMLRIAGEPLTLQPQEVPFSVLMPAFVLSELKTAFQIGFMLFIPFLIIDLVVASVLMAMGMMMLSPLIISLPFKLMIFVLVDGWAMTVGTLTASFG; the protein is encoded by the coding sequence ATGAAACGTCTTTTGCTGCTAGCGGCCCTGCTGTTGCCGGGCCTGGCCTTCGGGGCCGATCTGCCGCTGTTCAGTGTCAGCCACGGCGATACGTCGGACGATTACAGCATCAAGCTGCAGATACTGCTGCTGATGACGGCCCTGTCCTTCCTGCCGGCCATGCTGCTGATGCTGACCAGTTTCACCCGCATCATAGTGGTGCTGGCGGTGCTCAGGCAGGCCCTGGGTCTGCAGCAAAGCCCTCCCAACCGGGTGCTGATCGGCATAGCCCTGACCCTGACCATACTGATCATGAGGCCGGTCTGGACCGACATCTACGACAACGCCTTCGTGCCGTTCGACACCGACGAGATCACCCTCAAAGAGGCCTTCGTCCGTGCCGAGAAGCCCCTGCGCACCTTTATGCTCAAGCAGACCAAGGAGCCGGAGCTCGAACAGATGCTGCGCATCGCCGGCGAACCCCTGACCTTGCAGCCGCAAGAGGTGCCGTTCAGTGTGCTGATGCCGGCCTTTGTGCTGTCGGAACTCAAGACCGCCTTCCAGATCGGCTTCATGCTGTTCATCCCCTTCCTCATCATCGACCTGGTGGTGGCCTCGGTACTGATGGCCATGGGTATGATGATGCTGTCGCCGCTGATCATCTCCTTGCCCTTCAAGCTGATGATCTTCGTGCTGGTGGACGGCTGGGCCATGACGGTGGGTACGCTCACGGCCAGTTTCGGGTAG
- the fliQ gene encoding flagellar biosynthesis protein FliQ — protein sequence MTPEMAVSLIYEAVLNIILIVCVLIVPGLVVGLLVSIFQAATQINEQTLSFLPRLLVTLGMLAFAGHWILEKLMDAFKILFMTIPGALG from the coding sequence ATGACTCCAGAGATGGCCGTTTCCCTCATTTACGAGGCGGTACTGAACATCATCCTCATCGTCTGTGTGCTGATCGTGCCCGGGCTGGTGGTGGGCCTGCTGGTCAGCATCTTTCAGGCGGCTACCCAGATCAATGAACAGACCCTGTCGTTCCTGCCAAGGCTGCTGGTGACCCTGGGCATGTTGGCCTTCGCCGGCCACTGGATCCTCGAGAAGCTGATGGACGCCTTCAAGATACTGTTCATGACCATTCCCGGGGCCCTGGGATGA
- the fliR gene encoding flagellar biosynthetic protein FliR, producing the protein MTSFLALSGGDLVAWLGKAWWPFLRIGALLWALPLFGDYLQTAQVRVLLALLLASLLAPMMPAMPAVDPFSLQALALAGEQILFGLLLGLMVQMLFTVMTMLGQILSLQMSLAMAVMNDPAHGESVPLMGQLLMVLAAFLFFCLDGHLVVLDVVVESFYTWPPGASLFQLDLQRILGLFGWVFGSALILAMPAIIAMLVVNLCFGVMNRSAPSLNIFALGFPMSMTMGLLCLLLTVSGVPGRFADYTAQAMDEMRLMVTGVAP; encoded by the coding sequence ATGACCAGCTTCCTGGCCTTGTCCGGCGGCGACCTGGTGGCCTGGCTTGGCAAGGCATGGTGGCCTTTTCTGCGTATCGGCGCCCTGCTATGGGCGCTGCCTTTGTTTGGCGACTACCTGCAGACCGCCCAGGTCAGGGTGCTGCTGGCCCTGCTGCTGGCGTCCCTGCTGGCCCCCATGATGCCCGCCATGCCGGCGGTGGATCCCTTTTCCCTGCAAGCCCTGGCCCTGGCCGGCGAGCAAATCCTGTTTGGCTTGCTGCTGGGCTTGATGGTGCAGATGCTGTTTACCGTCATGACCATGCTCGGCCAGATCCTGTCCCTGCAGATGAGTCTGGCCATGGCGGTGATGAACGACCCGGCCCATGGGGAGTCGGTGCCGCTGATGGGGCAACTGCTGATGGTGCTGGCCGCCTTCCTGTTCTTCTGCCTGGATGGCCACCTGGTGGTGCTGGACGTGGTGGTGGAAAGCTTCTACACCTGGCCTCCCGGCGCCAGCCTCTTCCAGTTGGACCTGCAACGGATCCTCGGCCTGTTCGGCTGGGTGTTCGGCAGCGCCTTGATCCTGGCCATGCCGGCCATCATCGCCATGCTGGTGGTCAACCTCTGTTTCGGGGTGATGAACCGCTCGGCCCCCAGCCTCAACATCTTCGCCCTTGGCTTTCCCATGAGCATGACCATGGGCCTGTTGTGCCTGTTGCTGACCGTATCCGGGGTGCCGGGGCGCTTTGCCGACTATACGGCCCAGGCCATGGATGAGATGCGGCTGATGGTGACAGGGGTGGCGCCATGA
- the flhB gene encoding flagellar biosynthesis protein FlhB: protein MSDNSAQDKTEKPSAQRLDKARKEGQIARSRELQSAALVLLGGVLILSMSESFGGFATAIMHLQLELDHADSNEPGQMLRHLGDAATLALNAFLPLLVILWLVSFISGMIPGGWLLALKGASPQFKRLNPLSGIKRIFSSQSLVELLKSILKVSMLLSVMAWVLWSHWLELLEMNRQPLGVGLATGLRLVALAVIWLGLVLLFIAVLDVPFQRWSMLKKLRMTKQEVKDEHKNSEGSPEIKSRIRQLQMQVSRQRIDRRVPEADVIVTNPTHYAVAIKYDASAAEAPYVIAKGTDALALRIREVAAQHNKTVLELPELTRAIYHSTRVDQEVPAGLYNAVAHVLMYVIQLNAFKAKGGRRPAPLPQFKIPASLRR, encoded by the coding sequence ATGAGCGACAACAGCGCCCAGGACAAAACAGAAAAGCCCTCGGCCCAGCGCCTGGACAAGGCCCGCAAGGAAGGGCAGATAGCCCGCTCCCGCGAGCTGCAAAGCGCCGCCTTGGTGCTGCTGGGTGGGGTGCTGATACTGTCCATGTCCGAGAGCTTTGGCGGCTTTGCCACGGCCATCATGCATCTGCAGCTGGAGCTGGACCACGCGGACAGCAACGAACCGGGGCAGATGCTGCGCCACCTGGGGGATGCCGCCACCCTGGCCCTCAATGCCTTCTTGCCGCTGCTGGTGATCCTCTGGCTGGTGTCCTTTATCAGCGGCATGATCCCCGGCGGCTGGCTGTTGGCCCTTAAAGGGGCCTCTCCCCAGTTCAAGCGCCTCAACCCCCTGTCCGGCATCAAGCGCATCTTTTCCTCCCAGAGCCTGGTGGAGCTGCTCAAGTCCATCCTCAAGGTCAGCATGCTGCTGTCGGTGATGGCCTGGGTGCTCTGGAGCCACTGGCTGGAGCTGCTGGAGATGAACCGCCAACCCCTGGGGGTGGGCCTGGCCACGGGGCTGCGCCTGGTGGCCCTGGCGGTGATTTGGCTGGGGTTGGTACTGCTCTTTATCGCCGTGCTGGACGTGCCTTTCCAGCGCTGGTCCATGCTCAAGAAACTGCGCATGACCAAGCAGGAAGTCAAAGACGAGCACAAGAACAGCGAAGGCAGCCCCGAGATCAAGAGCCGTATCCGCCAATTGCAGATGCAGGTGTCGCGCCAGCGTATCGACAGGCGTGTACCGGAGGCGGACGTTATCGTCACCAACCCGACCCATTACGCGGTGGCCATCAAATACGACGCCAGCGCCGCCGAAGCCCCTTATGTCATCGCCAAGGGCACCGATGCCCTGGCGCTGCGCATCCGCGAAGTGGCGGCGCAACACAATAAGACGGTCCTGGAACTGCCTGAGCTGACCAGGGCCATCTACCACTCCACCCGGGTGGACCAGGAAGTACCCGCCGGCCTCTATAACGCCGTTGCCCACGTGCTGATGTACGTGATCCAGTTGAATGCCTTCAAGGCCAAGGGGGGGAGAAGGCCGGCGCCGCTGCCCCAGTTCAAGATCCCCGCTTCATTGAGACGATAG